In Burkholderia lata, the DNA window GCGGTGCGGCGCTACCTGGCCGAATTCCTGTCGGATCCGCGGGTCGTCGAGATTCCGCAGGCCGTCTGGCAGGTGCTGCTGCGCACGCTGATCCTGCCGCTGCGCGGCCGCGCGTCCGCAAAGAAATACGCAGCCGTCTGGATGCCCGAGGGCTCGCCGCTGCGTGTGTACACGGAGCGCCAGACGGACAGCGTGCGGCATCTGCTCACGTCGAACGGCTATCACGTGATGGTCGATTACGCGATGCGCTACGGCAGCCCGAACATTTCGCACGCGCTCGCGCAGTTCAAGCGTGCGGGCGTCGAGCGCGTGCTGCTGATGCCGATGTATCCGCAATACTCGGCGTCGACCACGGCCACCGCCTTCGACGCCGCTTTCGACGCGCTCGCGCGCATGCGCAACCAGCCCGAGGTACGCACGGTGCGGCACTACGCCGACCATCCGGCCTATATCCATGCGCTGGCCGAGCAGGTGCGCCAGTATTGGGCGCAGCACGGCCGGCCCGATTTCGCGGCCGGCGACAAGCTCGTGCTGAGCTTTCACGGCGTGCCGAAGCGCACGCTCGACCTCGGCGACCCCTATCACGACCAGTGCCAGCAGACGGGTGCGCTGCTGACGGCCGCGCTCGGGCTGTCGACGACCGAGTGCCGCGTCACGTTCCAGTCGCGTTTCGGCAAGGCCGAATGGCTGCAGCCTTACACCGCGCCGACGCTGCGCGAGTTCGGCGAGGCCGGCGTGCGGCGCGCCGACGTGTTCTGTCCCGGTTTCACGGCCGACTGCCTGGAGACGATCGAGGAGATCGGCATGGAAGTGCGCGACGAGTTCCTCGCCGGCGGCGGCAAGGCGTTCCACCGCATTCCGTGCCTGAACGGTGCGCCCGCGTGGATCGGCGCGCTCGGCGAGATCGTCGCCGAGAATCTGCAGGGCTGGCCGGTCAGGGCCGCGCAGCCCGAAACGGTGAGCTGAGATGAAACGACCCCCACGCTCACTTCGTTCACTGCCCCCCGAGGGGGCGGTCAGCCTCCTTGGGGCGGCCCGGCGGAGGCTGCGATGAATTACAAGATTTCGACCGAACCGGGCGCGAAGCTGCGCATCGACAAATGGCTGTGGGCGGCCCGGTTCTTCAAGACGCGCTCGCTTGCGACCGATGCGGTCGACAAGGGGCACGTGAAGATCGGCGGCGCGGCGGTCAAGCCGGCGAAGGAAGTGCGCGTGGGCGACGAGGTCGAGATTGCGATCGACGGCATCGTCTGGCACATTGCCGTGCTCGGCGTGTGCGACGTGCGCGGGCCGGCGAGCGTCGCGCAGACGCTTTACGCGGAAACGGAAGCGGGGCGGGCCGCACGGCTCGCCGAACTGGAGCGGCGCCGCACGTATCGCGAGCCGGCAGCGGAATTGCACGGCCGGCCGACGAAGCGCGACCGGCGCATCATCGACAGATTTTCTGGTGGGAGCTGAACATCTGGTCGAACGTCGCCCGCGCGCTCCCGTATTCGGTCGTGCGGTCGGTAACGGCTCCGGACAGGCAGATGGTGGTGGTGCCGGCAATGAGTACCAGCGCGACCACCGAGATCGCAAAGGTCAGTTTCACGGTACTCCCCTCGAGAAGAAGGGTGAAAACGGCGCCAGGTGGATGTCAGGCGGCGGTCAGCTAGGGGTAAACACGCTTTTCCGACGCTTGAGTGCAGTGTAGTGCAGCGGGCCTGTGCCAAGCTAGTACTTGCCAGGTAAGCGTTGTTACAGCCCGTTTCGCCCGTAATGGCGGACTATGCGGGCAATGTCCCGGCGTGACGCCCGGTTGTTTCGCGGCATTGGAGAATGCCGGCGAATAACCCTCTTGAAATCGTAGTTTTCACCCTTATTTGCACCAGCAATGTGCGGTGCCATCGGATATACGGTCCGGCGGTTGCCGATTTGGCTTCAACCTCTAATCGACTTTCAGCGACATGGAAAACACGCAAGAGAACCCGGCTACCCAATCGGCCGAAGATATCGGCAGCGAGAAGCAGGCGGCGCAAGGCGCTGCTCCCGCCGCCGAAGCAGCCGACGCGGCGCTCGCGGAGGCTCAAGCCAAGGTCGCCGAGCTGCAGGAGAGCTACCTGCGGGCGAAGGCCGAGACCGAGAACGTCCGCCGCCGCGCGCAGGACGACGTCTCGAAGGCGCACAAGTTCGCGATCGAGGGTTTCGCGGAGCACCTGCTGCCGGTGCTGGACAGCCTGGAAGCGGCCGTCAACGATACATCTGGCGATATCACGAAGGTACGCGAAGGCGTCGAGCTGACGCTGCGCCAGCTGACGAACGCACTCGAGAAGGGCCGTGTCGTCGCGCTGAACCCGGTCGGCGAGAAGTTCGATCCGCACCAGCACCAGGCGATTTCGATGGTGCCGGCCGAGCAGGAGCCGAACACCGTCGTCACCGTGCTGCAAAAGGGCTACACGATCGCCGACCGCGTGCTGCGTCCGGCGCTCGTCACCGTCGCGCAGCCGAAGTAAGGCCGTCGCG includes these proteins:
- the hemH gene encoding ferrochelatase; the encoded protein is MRFDLEPPSSTAAAHRIGVLLINLGTPDAPTPRAVRRYLAEFLSDPRVVEIPQAVWQVLLRTLILPLRGRASAKKYAAVWMPEGSPLRVYTERQTDSVRHLLTSNGYHVMVDYAMRYGSPNISHALAQFKRAGVERVLLMPMYPQYSASTTATAFDAAFDALARMRNQPEVRTVRHYADHPAYIHALAEQVRQYWAQHGRPDFAAGDKLVLSFHGVPKRTLDLGDPYHDQCQQTGALLTAALGLSTTECRVTFQSRFGKAEWLQPYTAPTLREFGEAGVRRADVFCPGFTADCLETIEEIGMEVRDEFLAGGGKAFHRIPCLNGAPAWIGALGEIVAENLQGWPVRAAQPETVS
- a CDS encoding RNA-binding S4 domain-containing protein → MNYKISTEPGAKLRIDKWLWAARFFKTRSLATDAVDKGHVKIGGAAVKPAKEVRVGDEVEIAIDGIVWHIAVLGVCDVRGPASVAQTLYAETEAGRAARLAELERRRTYREPAAELHGRPTKRDRRIIDRFSGGS
- the grpE gene encoding nucleotide exchange factor GrpE; amino-acid sequence: MENTQENPATQSAEDIGSEKQAAQGAAPAAEAADAALAEAQAKVAELQESYLRAKAETENVRRRAQDDVSKAHKFAIEGFAEHLLPVLDSLEAAVNDTSGDITKVREGVELTLRQLTNALEKGRVVALNPVGEKFDPHQHQAISMVPAEQEPNTVVTVLQKGYTIADRVLRPALVTVAQPK